The Dama dama isolate Ldn47 chromosome 29, ASM3311817v1, whole genome shotgun sequence DNA window TTCCTTTCAAGCCTGGCCTAGGGCCTGCTGCCCAGATTCATTTCAATAGATTTTTCTAAACCCTGATTGTGTGCAAGCTTCAAGGTCGGCTTTGGGTAGGGTCTGTCATTGTCACAGGTTAGGAGGTGGATGTCACCCTACCTTCAGGAAGCTTAACTAGTGTGAGTAATACCTTTGGGGTACAGCAGGCAATAGCCCACATCTGAGTTCTGGACTACTTTGTAAAGAGACATCTAAGTCCAGTGATGAACACACAGAACTAAACTACTGTCGTCCAGTAAACAGCTTATTtatgctgtgctaagtcgcttcatttgggtccaactctttgagaccccgtggactgtagcccgccaggttcctctgtccatgggattctccaggcaagaatactggagtgggttgccatttcctcctccaggggaatctttctggtccagggatcgaacccgcttcTCTtaaatgtcttctgcattgacaggcgggttctttacaaccagtgtcacctgggaagcccagcttatttaaaaaataaatagtctCCTTGAAGGTATCCTCAAATTCTACTCCTATTGCCACCCTAACCCTAATGACGGAGATGCTAACGTGGGGCCTGTGGTCCCTAATGCATGGAGTGAAATCATTATAAAGACTCAGGGGTGTTCTGCCGTAAAGAAACATATGTGACTTCATTCAACCCAAGTGCTTTGCAAATCCAATTGGCCAGGGAATCCATTTACTTTTTTCCTGATAACTTGTAGCACCATTTCTTGGAAGCCACTTACAGAAATGTTGGCCTGGGTGCAGCTCTTTCTTTGGAACTTAATGCCCTTTCTTGACGTGAGTAGAAATTCCCGCCATGCTATCAGAAGGGTCCTAGAGCCCACTGAGAGGTGGCAAGTCTTTCTCTTGAATGTTTGTGCGACTCACTGGAATTTGATAGTTGACCACCGATGATAAAGCACATCATCTTTGGAAAAAGACTCCATGACTTCCCAGTTGAGGAATATGGGAACGGGAAAGAAAGGAACTGCCTGCGATCTGGCCTGGGAGGAGGCATGATGGCCTTCCCCATTTAGGAGCAAGAGGCAGTGGAGGTGGACTGGGGCACAGGGAACACGAAGTAGGGAAGATCTCACATCATTCCTCCTGGACAAACACTCCTAGTGTAGCTTCATTTGGGGGTATGGATGGTCTACTTAATTCTTTGAAGAGTAATACACTCATTTATCAAGATTTTAATATAGAAAGGCCAAAGAGAAAAAGTTTTTCCATAATCCTTTTACCTTAGGACAATTCCTTAGGTATCTAAGGATACCTGCGTTTGATCTATTTCTTACTACTTTTTCTCCTCTATGCTTTTTGGACAGTGgctgtactcaaactcatgaatTTTTTAATGTGAGAAATGCTTATTATAATATTTAACACTTATTATAAACATCCTTGGTAATGCTATCCTGTTTACCATTTGTAGGCACCACAACTTCCTTAACTGGTCCCCTAGTTTTGAGCATCTGAGTTgatgccagtttttttttttttttttttgccattcatGAATATTGTAACAAATATCTTCAGGCATATGAACTTCTCCTTTATTGCAGGAAATCCTTGGGATAGATTCTTGCAGATTTACTGGGTCAAATGTCATGGTCATGTTAGAGAGTTTTGGTAGTAGATGTGACTTTGATTTTGGAAGCTTACCTATTACCGTGATATGTCAGGGGCCGTGGTTGCCATAGAAAAATAAGATTCAGGGAAGCTTTGGAAGATGACATTGAAATTCCTGAAGTTGAGAGTAGAAAGTGGGGTATTTAGTGAGAGGGGGGGATGTCTTGGGGTAAAGACTGTAGGTGCAGCATCAGAGAAAGAAGTCCAGATGAGCTCTAGGGGCCAGAAAGGACTAAGGAGCAGGATGAAGAAGGGAGGATGTTTAAAACCAGATGAGAAGGGACATCCAGGTGGTACTTGCGAGCCAGAGCAGGGATGGAAGCAAGCACCCCAGGTGCCCACCCATGTCTACCTCGGGCAGGGGAAGCCAGTGGTTTCTGTGGCTAAGCTGGCCTGTGTCATCCCCTAGGATGCCCTGAATGACACCAGAGATTCTGAAAACAAGCTGAAGGCGTCCCAGGGGGTGTGCAATGAGACCATGATGGCCCTCTGGGAGGAATGTAAGCCCTGCCTGAAACAGACCTGCATGAAGTTCTACGCACGTGTGTGCAGAAGCGGCTCGGGACTGGTTGGCCATCAGGTGATGAGGGCCCCGCTCCTTCAGCACAGCATGGCTTGGGGCGGGGAGTGCGGAGAACTGAATATGCTTCTTTGACTCTGCACCGAGTTCCAAGTGTGGGGGGGTTTCCCCACCAAGGGTTTCTCCCACACCAGCCGGGTGCCCTGCAGTTCAACTCAAGTTGGACCCCATCTACCCAGAGACAGCGTCAGACCCCACAAGttcagggctcagtcccacaagactgccccaTCACGCCCACCCCCCCGACTTCAACAGCCAGTCAGAAGTCCAGGTGGTTACCTCTGCTTCTGACTGACTGGCTGTAGATTAGAGGGTTCCATGACTACTTCCTTTTGTTGCTGTTgattcgctaagtcgtgtctaactctttgcaaccccatggactgtagcctgacaggctcctctgtccatgggatttcccaggcaaaaatactggagtgagttgccatttccttctcccagggatctctttgacccaggcatcaaacccagtctcctacattacaggtggattgcCCCCTTAAGTTCAATTAATTTGCTCCAGAAGCTCACAGAATCTGGAAAAACATTTTACATACTAGGTAATCAATTTGTTATAGAAGGATATAACTCGGGGGATTTCcccaggggtccagtggttaagtatctgccttgcagtgcagggaacatgagttcgaaccctggttggggaactaggatcccacttTCCACGGGGTAAATTTCACGTaggtgaaatataaaaaaaattttaaagccacCAATGGGTGACCAGCCCATTGGTcacccattaaaaaaataataaaaataaaaggatatgaGTCAGGAATAGCAAGATTGAAGAGATGCCCAGAGCTAGGGGTGGGAAGTGGTGGGGGGCCTTCATGTCCACTCCAAGTGCaacagtctcttgcatctccttggtGCACGTGTCTATCAACCCAGAAGCTTTACAAGTCCATCCTTTTGGATTTAATAGAGGCTGCATTACACCatcatgattgattaaatcattggccattggtcATTGATtcaatctccagcccctctcccctctgtaGAAATCAGGGGCTGGGCCCGAAATCACTAGCCCTTTAATCATATAGTTCACTCCCTGACAGTCAGCCCCCATCCTTAgttgctttccaaaagtcacctccctaacataacaaaagacacttTAATTGCTCTTACCACAGGAAATTCCAAGACCTTTAGGACTTTCTTGTCAGGAACCagatcatatatatatttcttatgatAAATCACCTTATCACAgcttcatttcacatgccagttgCAATTGATTAgttctggctgcactggggccCAGAGTGTGTGATTGATTGGTAATGTCTGCTATGAGTACAGTAATGTGGGAATGTGAAAAACACCTGTGCCTGGTATTTGCCATCTTAAAAGACTCTCATCCAGCTATTCTTAGCTGCATAAGTTAACAAATGGCTCCATGGTAGGGCAGAGCCCTGTGTCCTCTTTAGCAAAAGGCCTTGCTCAGTTAGGACTCATGAATTTTGCCCTTCCCCAGAGTCCTGTTGGTTGGCGCTTGGCTGATTGGGGAGGGGGGCGTCAAAGAGGACAGAAGACGGGTCTCACCTGATGGGTCAGGTGACTTTCTTAGCCCCACAGGTCTTCTTACTCCTCCCTGCTGGGGTCAGTAGAATGGAAGGGGGGCTGTCCTGGACATTTCAGAGACAGGGAGCCATTCCCAGCCGGGCCTTCCGCCCCCTGCTGTGACTCTGAGATGTCCCAGGTGCAGCCGGGATGGGCCTGGCCCGTCTTGACATGGGGGAGGCACCGCTGACTATCCCCCATCTCCTGTCACAGCTCGAGGAGTTCCTAAACCAGAGCTCCCCCTTCTACTTCTGGATCAACGGTGACCGCATTGACTCCCTGATGGAGAACGACCGGCAGCAGAGCCACGTGATGGACGTCATGGAGGACAGCTTCACCCGGGCGTCCAGCATCATGGACGAGCTCTTCCAGGACCGGTTCTTCCCCCGGAGGCCCCAGGACACTCAGTACTACTCCCCCTTCAGCTCGTTCCCCAGGGGGTCGCTCTTCTTCAATCCCAAGTCTCGCTTTGCTCGGAACGTGATGCCTTTCCCCTTATTGGAACCCATCAACTTCCACGATGTGTTTCAGCCCTTCTACGACATGATCTACCAGGCCCAGCAGGCCATGGACGCCCACCTGCGCAGGTCTCCCTACCAATTCCCCATGGAGGAGTTCACAGGTGAGAAGGAGGGGGATGAAAGCTCAGTTCTTTGAGATGCTTAACCCAGTCAAACAGGCTGTGATGCTGAAGAGATGTACGAATAGCTGAGGAGCCAAGGACGTGTGGAGGCAGGGAGCCTCAGATGCTCAGATCTGTGCCCAGGACTTGGCCTGTATCATCTCAATCCCCGAAAGAGCAACCTGGGGAGGGGGCCGCCATCCCTGTTTGACAGGGGGTGTAGGAACATGCCTAAAGGTTCACGGATATCCctgtgggctcagtggtaaagaatctgcctgcaatgcaggagacgtgggtttgatccccagtttgggaagatcccctgggctaGTCAAATCTAGCCCTACAGGACTTGTAACTCTGGTCTTCTTTTGAGTTTTCCAGGCTCCTTCCAACAGCTGGTGGATATGAACTATTTCCTCTAGGGTAGGGATCCCCAATCTCTGGGATTTAATGCCTGTTGATTTGAGGTGGAGCTGGTGTAATAATAATAGacataaagtgcacagtaaatgtaatgctcttgaatcatcctgaaaccattccctacccaccccctccctggaaaaattgtcttccacaaaactgatcCCTCGAACCAAAAAGGTTGCGGACCACTGCTCTTGAGGGCTAGACCCCTTTGTCTTGGGAACTCAGGTGCTTTATGTGGCTGCCATGCATATATTGGCAATGAATTATATAATCAGCTCACTGTACAGTTAAGAAAGTTATTTTTGGCTATAACCTTAGGGTCTGGTAGAGAATGAGCACAGAGAGTatcttttgaatgaatgaaactaACATGGACACGAAAAGCCGAAACTTttagaagtgatttttttcattgagCCAATAGACAGTGGTCGGCCAACCCCATCGCCTAAATGCTACAGTTGGACCAGCACTGGGTTTTGGCTTGTAATGGATTGGAAATACAGGAGGGTACTGACTTaaacaggtttccctggtggctcagtgttgaagaactcacctgccaatgcaggagacgtgggtttgacccctgagttgggaagattccttggaaaaagaaatggcaacccattccagtattcttgcctggagaagcccatggaccaaggaccctggcaggctacatggggtcgcaaaagagtctgacacaacttagcagctaaacaacaaattGACCTGAAGAAGCATTTTCTGCATATCCATAAGGTGGGGGGGGGTTTGCCCTGTGTTATAAGGAGGTTCCAAGGTAAATCTTATTCCTGCCTTCAAGGAGATTGCTGCCCCAGGGGGAGAGAAATGGGCCAAGACAGAATGTAGAGCAAAACGGGTTATGATCCCAAAGAGAAGTATGCACAGCAAAGGGGGcgtggaggtgggagaggggtcagCGGTAGAGGTGGTGAGAGGGCGGCCATGCCCGGCTCAGGGGGCCCGGGAACCATCTCCTGGTCCCACTGCAGGGAGTCCCACTGCTGGTCCGAGCCTGTGTCTGTCTGCAGGCAGACAGCCAGATGCCAACCTGCTCTGCCCGCAGAGTCATCTCAGAGGGCTTGACAGTGGTGCGGAAGGGCTCAGAGAGACGGGGGCAGCCCCTGTTGCACTGTGTGATGTGTCCGTGTGTGTTCCCAGCAAACAACGACCGCACTGTGTGTAAGGAGATCCGCCACAACTCCACGGGATGCCTGCGGATGAAGGACCAGTGCGAGAAGTGCAAGGAGATCCTGGAAGTGGGTGAGTCAGGGACCTCCTCGTCTCATGTGTCTTCAGGTCCTCAGCACCTCACTGGGGTTGCCTTAGGGGGTCAGGTGGGTGGGAGTTTAATGCTGGCTCTGCCGCCTTCCAGCTGTGGCTCTTGgtgcgggggggcggggaggggggctgtCCTTTGGCTCTGCTTGGATCCCCATCTGGGGTTGAGGGTTAAGATGCAGAGTTGTCCCTGAGGCCAGGAGACAGAATACTTATCACATCAGCTCACAGTTAACAGGCTGACTGTGGGAGGGGTGGCTGTGCTTTCTAAAAAGCTGTCATCCTGTGACGTCCTCCAGTTAGTCTGTTCCCAGAGGCCAAACCTAGTATACatcttcatttttggctgcagATGATGAAAATTTAGACAGGATGTTGTTGGTGTTCTGGTGTTTTGTCGCTaggtcgtgcctgactctttgcaacccatggactgtagcccgccagactcctctgtccatgggatttccaaggcaagaatactggagtgggttgctatttcctactccaagggatcttcccaacccagggattgaactcaaagTCTCCTGTatggacaggcagattctttaccactgagctgtcgAGGAAGCCCTTCGACAGTATGGACTCCATTAAAACTCTTGCCATGTGTTTGTTACTAAACACCCTTCTTCTAAACACTTTACCAAAGAGTTTAGTAAACTCTTCTCCCTAGAATAACTGGGGTGGCTGCTTTTCttacagaggaggagactgagtcAGAGAAGGTTTGGTGACCTGCCCAAGGTTACTGGACGCCCCTCGTGGGGGATGTTTGGGAGGTGTTCCCCACCAGTGCTGCTGTGTTCTCTGCCCTGAACATACGGTCTCTCCTCGGGGTACACCTTCGCGATCTGGCCACCTTCCCTGTGGTTGGTTGGTCTCTGAGTTAAAGGAAATAGCTCCCTTCTGCTGTTGCACCCTGTTTTATCGAGGGGACTGAATTCTTTCTACTTGGAGGCAAACAGCTATAAAAGCAGTGACACGCTCCCTGGCTCACAAAAGCCTATTTTTGGAAGGAAGGAGTTAATTATTTCCCTCTACTGAGTGAATCGATCCTGGGGGGTGTTTGCATTGCTCTTACTTAATTCTTTTGGGTGCCTGGGGCGGCCCTTCAGAGTCTGGTTAAATATTCCTCATCTCAGTGCTGTGATTTTGGAAGCCACTGTGAAAGTACAGGTGCTATATGAGGCTGACCTGTGAAGGAGTGAGGTGAGTCCACGAACCCGCCTCTTGGGTTTAGCCCACAAAATATCATAGttagaaaaccataaaacacatAGTATGTCACGGTGAGAAAGTCATCTTAGGGCCAGAAGAAGAGATCTCCAGGTGCCCAAGCTCAGTTTGGTGCCCCTGGTACTGATCTTAACCGTCACTGATCACAGCTTCCTGAAACACTGGTTTTCTTTTCTACATTGAGGAAGACTTATGACCTCTTATCTAAGGTGCTTGCAACCGTTGGAGCATGTGCGTGCTGCCTGGGACCTCCAGATTAGACTTTTGCAATCTCCATTCTCCTGGTATTTTGGACcagatcattcttttttttttttttttaaatgataggtttcatcattttttaaatatttacttaaaaactatttttatctggctgcactgggtcctaaTTGTGGCATGCaacgtgggatcctagttccccaaccagggatcaagcccatgacccctgcattgcaaggcggattcgcaagccctggaccactggggaagtccctggacCAGATCACCGTTTGTGATGGGGGCTGCCCTGTGCATTGGAaggtgtttagcagcatctctggcctccagCCCCTGGATGCCAGTCACCTCCCACTGCACCGCCCCCGACCCTGccagttgtgacaaccagaagTGTTTTCAGACCTTGTCACATATCCCTGGGGCTGCATCGCCCCCGGTGAGAGCCACTGCCCTCGGCTGTGTCCCGGCTCTCAGTGACTGTCCTTATTTTCAATGACTCCCTGGCACAGAGAGTTTAGTCACTGTGCGTATTTCTCAACCCAGCTAATTGTTCATAATCCTATGTCTTGCCCCacctgacattttattttaatgtaacagaAATGGTTACAACCAGCATGATGAAGCATGCAAAGAACTCCTCCTTTTCCCTGCCTTGCTTGAGTTTCATGTGCTCTTTTGGGGATATTTTTCAACAATTaagggagagaaaaacagagtGTTTAAATAGAGAGTGTTGTTTCTAGCTCTTGTCTACCTGACCatctgcagggggtgggggtggggaccaaAGCAATGAACTTCCCTACTCTGGTGAGGTTGGCAGCCAGCCACGGTGGGCAGGTGGGCAGACCTGGACCCGCAGCCCTCCGTTCCTGTGTGCTTGTGGTCCGAGGATCCTGGCTGGCTCTTCTGCTACCTAGGTTCTTGGGGCCAGAATTTCCAACTCTATAGATGCAGGCTAGCTTGGAGAACTTTCCAGAGCCACAGACTGAGGAGCAAGAGCCTGAGTTTAGGAGTTAAATTTCTGGGTTCACCATCCTGACCTCCCCAGTCATTCATCCTATGACTTTAGGCAAATGATTTAGCCCTCTGGTCCTCACTTTCATTGCTGGACATCAGAATGCATCAGACTATTAGCCATCACTGCTCTCCAGAGCGCTCGGTAATGCCTGGGCATAGGCATCACGGTACCGGACAAATAGCAGCCACAGATAACGTTCATCAAATTTCTAGAGATGATTCCTGAAGGGACAGGGCAGTGAGAGGATCTCCTGAGCTGAGGACATGGAGCCCCGAGGCTGTGCTTCTTGAGGTGTGGGGCAATGCCCCTCCTTGACCACCTCCAGGGAGACAGGGTCTTGCACCCCAAGAGAAATCAGTGATGTCACTAAGACAGTTTACTTCAGCTGACACCATCTCCGAGAGCAAGACTTTCTCGATGAAGATAGCCTGTGCTGCTTCACACTCGGGGCCAGCTCTCTGCTTTGTCTTGGGCTGCCCGCAAATGCTTGGTGGAAAGGTGGCATTCTGAGTAGCTCTGCCTCAAGTCCCGGCTGCCTGACCTGGTTGCCACTGGTCTTCATCCCTGTTGAGCTCTCCCTTCACATTTCTGTCATCTGTCTGTGTTCTTTGCATCTCTGGGCAGACTGTTCAACCAGCGACCCGAGTCAGACGCTGCTGCGCCAGCAGCTGAACGCGTCCCTGCAGCTGGCGGAGAAGTTCAGCAGGCTCTACGACCAGCTGCTCCAGTCCTACCAGCAGAAGATGCTCAACACGTCGGCCCTGCTCAAGCAGCTGAACGAGCAGTTCACCTGGGTGTCCCAGCTGGCCAACCTCACGCAGGGCGACGACCAGTACTATCTGCAGGTCTCCACGGTGAGTCCATGCTGGTCGCGCACGGCCGCTGCGCTCACGGTGCGGTCTGGAGGTCGTGTGGTCCTCCCCTGGGGGTGAAACGGGATCAAGATGTTCATGGGGGCATGTCTGCTTTTGATGGAGCACTGGTCCTACTGCAGGAAGCAAACCCTCAGGCACAGTGGTGCACGGAGGCCCCATCGCCCAGTGAGGCGGAGTGCCACAATCCCATTTTATGGGTGAGGAAAGGGCGAGGTTCAACAGCTTACCCACTGAGGGGTAATCTCCCACCTGAGGGGTGATCACCCATCCAGCTGCAGAGCGAGAGCTCTTTCTGGAGAGCTGTCCTGTCCCACGCAGGAGGCCTCATGAACTGGCCCATTGTCCTCCAGTGATAAGAAGCTTCTCTCTAGTACCAggaattgtttctttttctctccctgatGCCTTTTCTACCACCACCTGGCCAGTGGCTGCCCAAAGGAAGCAGGCGGCTCAAAACCATATTTTACTTGGTGGGGCTCCCTCGGACTTGCCCTTTGTGGAAGACGTTTACCCCCCACAGACTAGTGTGTCTGGGTTAGGGCATTTCTGTTCCCCGAGTTGTGTAGAACGTGGAGGttagtgaaaagcaaaggggtCCGTGGATCCGAATGAAGCCTGACTTTAGCTGCCAGCCAAGTCCATGTTGACTGTCATCCCCGCCCCCTCGtgacctttcttttctccttccaggTGAATTCCCACAACTCCGACCCCAGCATCCCATCTGGCCTCACCAAGGTGGTCGTGAAACTCTTCAACTCCTTCCCCATCACGGTGATGGTCCCTCAGGAAGTCTCCAGTCCTCACTTCATGGAGAACGTGGCGGAGAAAGCGCTGCAGCAGTACCGCCGGAAGAGCCTGTGAGTGTGCGCCCCCTGCCCCACCGCGGTCCGTCTGGGGCCAGCAGCATCCTGGGGGTCCAAAAGAGTGGGGGCAGAGGACCCAGCCTGGGCATCACTGGAGCTACGGCCAGAGCCCAGGCAGGAAGTCAGG harbors:
- the LOC133048548 gene encoding clusterin: MKTLLLLVGLLLSWESGRAISDKELQEMSTEGSKYVNKEIKNALKEVKQIKTQIEQTNEERKLLLSSLEEAKKKKEDALNDTRDSENKLKASQGVCNETMMALWEECKPCLKQTCMKFYARVCRSGSGLVGHQLEEFLNQSSPFYFWINGDRIDSLMENDRQQSHVMDVMEDSFTRASSIMDELFQDRFFPRRPQDTQYYSPFSSFPRGSLFFNPKSRFARNVMPFPLLEPINFHDVFQPFYDMIYQAQQAMDAHLRRSPYQFPMEEFTANNDRTVCKEIRHNSTGCLRMKDQCEKCKEILEVDCSTSDPSQTLLRQQLNASLQLAEKFSRLYDQLLQSYQQKMLNTSALLKQLNEQFTWVSQLANLTQGDDQYYLQVSTVNSHNSDPSIPSGLTKVVVKLFNSFPITVMVPQEVSSPHFMENVAEKALQQYRRKSLEE